A single bacterium DNA region contains:
- a CDS encoding response regulator — protein MKKNILLVEDDAANNALLNQILSKEYTVFSATQGLEALDIMNQHKIDLVLSDIKMPKMDGMDLLRALKTINPSIEIILMTAHGSIELAVDAIKKGASDFISKPFRKASLLRSIEKCFERQALLEENQNLKKTLASYKHKQESLEKDYINIPIGTPLSNIERTVIEHTLKKTDGDKKLTAKLLGVGERTIYRKLEDYANQ, from the coding sequence ATGAAAAAAAATATTTTGTTGGTTGAAGACGATGCCGCCAACAATGCTTTATTGAATCAAATTTTATCCAAAGAATACACTGTTTTTAGTGCTACTCAAGGCTTGGAAGCTTTGGATATCATGAACCAACATAAAATTGATCTGGTTTTAAGTGATATTAAAATGCCTAAAATGGATGGTATGGATTTATTGCGCGCCTTAAAAACCATCAATCCCAGCATAGAAATCATTTTAATGACTGCGCATGGCAGTATTGAGTTGGCCGTGGATGCCATTAAAAAGGGCGCGAGTGACTTTATCAGTAAACCGTTTAGAAAAGCATCTCTTTTGCGCAGTATAGAAAAGTGTTTTGAACGGCAAGCCTTATTGGAAGAGAATCAAAACTTAAAAAAGACCCTTGCAAGCTACAAACATAAACAAGAAAGCCTGGAAAAAGATTACATCAACATTCCCATTGGAACACCACTGAGTAACATTGAACGCACCGTTATTGAACACACGCTTAAAAAAACAGACGGTGATAAAAAACTCACCGCCAAACTTTTAGGCGTCGGCGAACGAACCATTTACAGAAAACTTGAAGATTATGCCAATCAATAA
- a CDS encoding potassium channel protein, with product MQSVKSPPLYPGKRLLFILALYCCIIMAGVGGYMILESWPLVDAIYMTIITISTVGFSEVYPLSQEGKMFTAGLIILGVGGFTYTFTILTDYIVKGQIQSFLRERRKNMEIKSLRNHYVVCGFGRVGQMVCKELKKTGKKILVLEKESEVCEEAKAMGFLVEQGTANEEDNLMKVGIGHAKGLIATLNTDEANLMLVLTARSMNQKLNIVARSNFEVNEKKLLTAGADRVISPYSIGGRRMAQLVTQPNVIEFLDTLMHNEEVSMWMEDLEVSKSSTLLGMSIGEAKIREKTGVNIVGIRNQKGQYHVSPKPDVKLNEGDLVVALGTKEQLKAFHKMS from the coding sequence ATGCAAAGCGTGAAAAGCCCTCCTTTATATCCAGGTAAACGTCTGTTGTTTATCTTGGCCTTATACTGCTGTATTATTATGGCTGGGGTAGGAGGCTATATGATTCTTGAGTCCTGGCCTTTGGTGGATGCCATATACATGACCATTATTACCATCAGCACCGTTGGCTTTTCTGAAGTTTATCCGCTCTCACAAGAAGGCAAAATGTTTACCGCCGGTTTAATAATATTAGGTGTGGGTGGGTTTACATATACCTTCACTATTTTGACCGACTACATAGTAAAAGGACAAATCCAAAGTTTTTTAAGAGAAAGGCGCAAAAATATGGAAATTAAATCATTAAGAAATCATTATGTGGTCTGTGGTTTTGGTCGCGTGGGTCAAATGGTCTGCAAAGAACTTAAAAAAACCGGAAAAAAAATATTGGTTTTAGAAAAAGAATCTGAGGTTTGTGAAGAAGCCAAAGCCATGGGCTTTTTGGTGGAGCAAGGTACAGCCAATGAAGAAGATAATTTAATGAAAGTGGGGATTGGTCACGCCAAAGGCTTGATTGCCACCTTAAATACAGATGAAGCCAATTTAATGCTGGTCTTAACTGCCAGAAGCATGAATCAAAAATTAAACATTGTTGCCCGATCTAACTTTGAAGTAAATGAAAAAAAACTGCTTACCGCCGGCGCGGATCGCGTTATTTCGCCCTATAGTATTGGCGGAAGAAGAATGGCGCAACTGGTTACTCAACCCAATGTCATAGAATTTTTAGATACACTGATGCATAATGAAGAAGTCTCCATGTGGATGGAAGATTTAGAAGTATCTAAATCTTCAACCTTGTTAGGGATGAGCATTGGAGAAGCCAAGATCAGAGAAAAAACCGGTGTGAACATTGTTGGGATTCGCAACCAAAAAGGTCAATACCATGTGTCACCTAAGCCGGATGTTAAACTGAATGAAGGCGATTTGGTGGTGGCTTTGGGAACCAAAGAACAACTCAAAGCTTTTCACAAAATGAGTTAA
- the glpK gene encoding glycerol kinase GlpK, with protein sequence MEQFILCLDQGTTGNTALLLDKNLHTKAQHNVEFTQHYPKASWVEHDCQKIWQSMQNAIETVLTQSHIDAKQIAAIGITNQRETTVLWDKKTGEPIAPAIVWQCKRSQDICQTLKPHASMVHQKTGLFIDPYFSASKIRWLLDHNPQARTLAENNALAFGTMDSFLVHKLTQGKVHCTDVSNASRTLLMNIHSMDWDDELLDLFQIPQSILPEISDSSDVVGHTKGLKILPDGIPIAGIAGDQQAALFGQTCFKEGQAKCTYGTGAFLLQNLGCKAPISDQGLITTVAWRINGETHYALEGSVFIAGAAVSWLRDQLGIIQHSSEIEDLANTVDDSDGVMFIPCLSGLGAPFWQPKARGVITGLTRSSHKGHLAYACLEGIAQQVSDLIEAFKNTTACDFDYLKVDGGACQNNLLMQIQSDLLGFSLHRPANLETTAIGAGMLAGLAVNFYPNQDYLQQNLQQQTLFKNSITAEKRAHKRKAWQDQIKQMCQPCTF encoded by the coding sequence ATGGAACAATTCATCTTGTGCCTTGATCAAGGAACCACGGGTAATACCGCTCTTTTACTCGATAAAAATCTTCATACAAAAGCTCAACACAATGTTGAGTTTACCCAACACTATCCTAAAGCTTCATGGGTGGAACATGATTGTCAGAAAATTTGGCAAAGCATGCAAAACGCCATTGAAACTGTTTTGACTCAGTCACACATTGATGCCAAACAAATTGCTGCTATTGGTATCACCAATCAGCGAGAAACCACGGTTTTGTGGGATAAAAAAACGGGTGAGCCTATTGCACCTGCCATTGTCTGGCAATGCAAGCGCAGTCAAGATATTTGCCAAACACTTAAACCGCATGCATCCATGGTTCACCAAAAGACAGGGCTTTTCATAGACCCTTATTTTTCAGCCAGCAAAATTCGTTGGCTGTTAGATCACAATCCACAGGCCAGAACTTTGGCTGAAAATAATGCATTGGCTTTTGGTACCATGGATAGTTTTTTGGTCCATAAACTGACTCAAGGTAAAGTTCATTGTACGGATGTGAGCAATGCCTCGCGTACTTTGCTCATGAACATCCACAGCATGGATTGGGATGATGAACTATTGGATCTTTTTCAAATTCCCCAATCCATCTTGCCAGAGATTTCTGACTCGAGTGACGTTGTTGGTCATACCAAAGGTTTAAAGATTTTGCCCGATGGCATTCCTATTGCTGGCATTGCAGGGGATCAGCAAGCCGCACTGTTTGGTCAAACTTGCTTTAAAGAGGGACAAGCCAAATGCACTTATGGCACCGGTGCCTTTTTATTGCAAAATCTCGGTTGCAAAGCCCCTATTTCTGACCAAGGTTTAATAACAACCGTGGCTTGGCGCATCAATGGAGAAACACATTATGCTTTGGAAGGGTCTGTTTTTATTGCTGGCGCAGCTGTCAGTTGGTTGAGAGATCAACTGGGCATTATTCAACACAGCTCAGAGATTGAAGACTTGGCCAATACCGTTGATGACAGTGATGGCGTGATGTTTATTCCTTGCTTAAGTGGTTTGGGAGCACCGTTTTGGCAACCAAAAGCCAGAGGCGTGATTACCGGATTAACCCGTTCTAGCCATAAAGGCCATCTTGCCTATGCCTGTTTAGAAGGCATTGCCCAACAAGTGTCTGACTTAATTGAAGCCTTTAAAAACACCACCGCCTGTGATTTTGATTATCTCAAGGTTGATGGTGGAGCTTGCCAAAACAACTTGCTGATGCAAATCCAAAGTGACCTTCTAGGTTTTTCCTTGCATAGACCTGCTAACTTAGAAACAACGGCTATAGGTGCCGGGATGTTGGCTGGCTTAGCGGTTAATTTTTATCCCAACCAAGACTATCTCCAGCAAAACTTGCAACAACAAACCTTGTTTAAAAACTCAATCACTGCAGAAAAAAGAGCCCACAAAAGGAAAGCTTGGCAAGATCAGATCAAGCAAATGTGCCAGCCCTGTACTTTTTGA
- a CDS encoding DMT family transporter, which produces MRKTLQAIEAKSMQQGVAFVFISALFWSFGGLWIKLIAWPAFTIAGMRALIACVALFFIFRPKRFELSLMKLLTMLVFAANVISFVVATKLTTAANAVILQFTAPLYITLFSPIFLKEKVRPTDVIILSIGAYGLSLFFKDNGIDLTQGMGIYVGLLAGFTSAWLTMCLRKLKQFSGIELVLWGNALTALLCSPSFIHLDMQLSNWLYVALLGLVQVALAYVFYTQALKVLTALQGMLFQLFEPLLNPVWVLLFFGETPSYYTLVGGSIILATVILKYMFDRHLNVRRQNTTKFINSVKGNVETN; this is translated from the coding sequence ATGCGTAAAACGCTACAAGCCATAGAAGCCAAAAGCATGCAACAGGGTGTTGCCTTTGTTTTTATCAGTGCTTTGTTTTGGAGTTTTGGGGGGCTTTGGATTAAACTCATTGCTTGGCCAGCTTTTACCATTGCGGGGATGCGTGCTTTGATTGCTTGTGTTGCCTTGTTTTTTATTTTTAGGCCTAAACGCTTTGAGCTTTCTTTGATGAAACTTTTAACCATGTTGGTTTTTGCTGCCAATGTCATTAGTTTTGTTGTAGCCACCAAACTTACAACAGCGGCCAATGCAGTGATTTTGCAGTTTACAGCACCTTTGTACATTACCCTGTTCAGTCCCATTTTCCTTAAAGAGAAAGTACGGCCAACTGATGTGATAATTCTTAGCATTGGGGCCTATGGTTTAAGTTTATTTTTTAAAGATAACGGTATCGATTTAACTCAGGGTATGGGGATTTATGTTGGATTATTAGCTGGCTTTACCTCAGCTTGGCTTACCATGTGTTTACGCAAACTGAAGCAGTTTTCAGGCATAGAGTTGGTTTTGTGGGGGAATGCTTTAACCGCCTTATTGTGTTCGCCAAGCTTTATTCATTTGGATATGCAATTGAGCAACTGGTTGTATGTAGCCTTATTGGGTCTTGTGCAAGTGGCTTTGGCCTATGTTTTTTATACGCAAGCCTTAAAGGTACTGACGGCATTGCAAGGCATGCTCTTTCAATTGTTTGAGCCTCTGCTTAATCCTGTTTGGGTATTGTTGTTTTTTGGTGAAACGCCCAGCTATTATACATTGGTTGGGGGGAGTATTATTTTAGCAACGGTTATTCTAAAGTATATGTTTGATCGACATTTAAATGTCAGACGGCAAAATACGACAAAATTCATAAACAGTGTTAAAGGGAATGTTGAGACAAATTGA
- a CDS encoding APC family permease — MLRQIEGWIMVSTTRKISIKTEPRAKSSKSHKKLSKKGLKRKVEHKLGEWQATGICGNDITSSCLYVAAIATIYAGALSPLVLLMVGGLLFLYKSIYAEVGDALPLNGGAYNCLLNTTTKFKASIAACMTILSYLATAVISAKTAAEYMSSLIPSMPVVVATIGILSVFAVLTIIGITESAKVALGIFIFNIVTLISLIFLGAYSLITHPEIFLSNWHLPNEDGVLKALFFGFSAGLLGVSGFESSANFIEEQADGVFPKTLRNMWVAVTVLNPLIALTALAILPIDSIVHAQKSLLAEVAMVGGGNILSTIVVINAITVLSGAVLTSFVGSSGLIGRMTLDRCLPQFLLATNKRGTHHWIILSFLFLSSSILIMTGGDLLVLAGVYTISFLGVMCLFAIGNGLLKVRRDQLPRRYRASWLAIFLALIATIAGIAGNIMLKPENLKYFLYYFLPTMALVGLMLARHQILQFILLLINEISKTVQSFNDKLKYNVERNLDDLNSHDIIFFTKGESKATLNEAMLYVQKNEITKHITVIHVYQDKNTIPKNLEEDLHLLDEIYPEVQIDFVLIKGQFGPEMIDELSKKYHIPKNYMFIGAPSKRFPHRLADLGGVRLII; from the coding sequence ATGTTGAGACAAATTGAAGGATGGATCATGGTAAGTACAACACGTAAAATTAGTATCAAAACCGAACCCAGAGCAAAAAGTAGCAAGTCCCATAAAAAGCTATCTAAAAAAGGCTTGAAACGAAAGGTTGAACACAAGTTGGGAGAGTGGCAAGCCACCGGTATTTGCGGCAATGATATTACATCCAGTTGTTTGTACGTGGCGGCCATTGCTACCATTTATGCAGGAGCGTTGTCCCCCTTAGTTTTATTAATGGTGGGAGGCTTGCTGTTTTTGTATAAGTCAATTTACGCAGAGGTTGGCGATGCTTTGCCGCTCAATGGTGGAGCTTACAATTGCTTACTCAATACCACCACAAAATTTAAAGCTTCAATAGCGGCGTGCATGACCATCTTATCTTATTTAGCCACAGCCGTGATTAGTGCTAAAACTGCAGCTGAGTACATGTCTTCTTTAATCCCAAGCATGCCCGTGGTTGTAGCAACAATTGGAATTTTAAGCGTTTTTGCAGTGCTTACCATTATTGGTATAACGGAGTCAGCCAAAGTCGCTTTGGGTATTTTTATATTTAATATTGTCACTTTGATTTCTTTGATTTTCTTAGGTGCGTACTCCTTAATAACGCATCCTGAAATCTTTTTAAGCAATTGGCATTTGCCCAATGAAGATGGTGTGCTCAAAGCCTTATTTTTTGGTTTTTCTGCAGGCTTATTGGGCGTGAGCGGCTTTGAAAGTTCGGCTAATTTTATTGAAGAGCAGGCAGATGGCGTATTTCCAAAAACCTTACGCAATATGTGGGTGGCCGTTACGGTTTTAAACCCCCTGATTGCTTTAACGGCTTTAGCCATTTTACCCATTGATAGTATTGTCCACGCTCAAAAAAGTTTATTGGCAGAAGTGGCCATGGTGGGAGGTGGAAATATTTTAAGCACCATAGTGGTCATCAACGCCATTACCGTTCTTTCTGGTGCAGTGTTGACCAGCTTTGTTGGTTCTTCAGGTTTGATTGGACGCATGACTTTGGATCGATGTTTACCGCAGTTTTTATTGGCCACCAATAAACGTGGAACCCATCACTGGATTATTTTATCGTTTTTATTTTTAAGCAGTTCTATTTTAATCATGACCGGGGGGGATTTGTTGGTCTTAGCCGGAGTGTACACCATTTCTTTCTTAGGAGTGATGTGTTTGTTTGCCATTGGTAATGGTCTGCTCAAAGTAAGACGCGATCAGCTACCCAGACGGTATCGTGCCAGTTGGTTGGCGATTTTTCTAGCGCTAATAGCAACCATTGCCGGGATAGCCGGTAATATAATGTTGAAGCCAGAAAATTTGAAATACTTTTTGTATTATTTTTTACCGACCATGGCTTTGGTGGGTTTAATGTTGGCCAGACATCAAATTCTGCAATTTATTTTATTGCTCATCAATGAAATTTCAAAAACAGTTCAGAGTTTTAATGATAAACTTAAGTACAACGTTGAGCGTAACTTAGACGACTTAAACAGTCATGATATTATCTTTTTTACCAAAGGTGAGAGCAAGGCTACACTCAATGAAGCCATGCTTTACGTGCAAAAAAATGAAATTACCAAGCACATTACGGTGATTCATGTTTACCAAGATAAAAATACAATTCCTAAAAACTTAGAAGAAGACTTGCATCTTTTGGATGAAATTTATCCAGAAGTGCAAATTGATTTTGTTTTAATTAAAGGTCAATTTGGTCCAGAAATGATTGATGAACTATCTAAAAAATACCACATCCCCAAAAACTACATGTTCATCGGCGCGCCATCCAAGCGTTTTCCTCATAGGTTAGCAGATCTGGGCGGGGTGAGATTGATCATATAA
- a CDS encoding PilZ domain-containing protein, with protein MTIIERRKSARIETRGKALIQTPQLSYDVTLIDISQHGAGCLVSKQLAIPLNQDIKLTLFDGMDKALFTVSAVILHAFSFDQSSNKLGIQFKDITPQQKQALTDYVYQTLSQDGGKRREQPRITTRIAMQALPKNKALAILENISMGGLSIVCSHYLSVNDPIDIQLPLNHENDLLSCSGKVIHVKEIVAGEQYKVGVQFENIPKHISKQIEHWMMTLLQSSTE; from the coding sequence ATGACTATTATTGAAAGAAGAAAATCTGCTCGCATAGAAACCCGTGGCAAAGCTTTAATTCAAACCCCTCAATTAAGCTATGATGTGACTTTGATTGACATATCACAGCATGGTGCCGGCTGCTTGGTCAGTAAACAACTTGCCATTCCTCTTAATCAAGACATAAAATTAACGCTTTTTGATGGCATGGACAAAGCCTTGTTCACCGTTAGTGCGGTTATTTTGCATGCCTTTTCTTTTGATCAAAGTAGTAATAAATTGGGCATTCAGTTTAAAGATATCACTCCTCAACAAAAGCAAGCCCTTACCGATTATGTTTACCAAACCTTATCGCAAGATGGTGGAAAGCGTAGAGAACAACCTCGCATTACCACAAGAATTGCCATGCAAGCTTTGCCAAAAAATAAAGCCTTGGCTATTTTGGAAAATATTTCCATGGGTGGCTTGTCTATTGTGTGTTCACATTATTTAAGCGTCAACGACCCGATTGATATTCAGTTGCCACTAAATCATGAAAATGACTTGCTCAGTTGTAGCGGTAAAGTTATTCATGTCAAAGAGATTGTGGCCGGAGAACAGTATAAAGTGGGTGTTCAATTTGAAAATATTCCTAAACATATCAGTAAGCAAATTGAGCATTGGATGATGACACTTTTGCAAAGCTCTACAGAATAA
- a CDS encoding S1-like domain-containing RNA-binding protein has protein sequence MLKLGHINRMLVEQVLDKSCVLKEPKSSEILTINQTQHSLEENSMVDVFVYKNKESQVIASLDLPYAYVDEYGFLEMVGQSQKGAYFDLGLDEDLLVPHHEQHYHLEVNDIYIIRVCIDPATGFLYGSTDQKAHLKNFPYSDIEEKHFVSLVPVERTELGYKVIINQKYLGMIYHNEIFTDIQCSETYQGVIKKIREDGLIDAALQKQGFSNVLQAKTIILNHLKHNEGKSDLTDKSSSELIRARLGMSKKTFKNALGMLYKEKKVKLNPNYTELVVK, from the coding sequence ATGCTAAAACTTGGCCATATTAATCGCATGCTTGTTGAACAAGTACTTGATAAATCCTGTGTTTTGAAAGAGCCTAAAAGCTCAGAAATACTCACTATCAATCAAACCCAACACAGCCTTGAAGAAAATTCTATGGTTGACGTTTTTGTCTATAAAAACAAAGAGTCTCAAGTGATTGCCAGTTTAGATCTTCCTTATGCATATGTTGATGAATATGGCTTTTTAGAAATGGTGGGGCAAAGTCAAAAAGGTGCTTATTTTGATTTGGGTTTAGATGAAGATCTTTTGGTTCCGCATCATGAACAACATTATCATCTTGAAGTCAATGATATCTATATCATTAGGGTTTGCATTGACCCTGCAACAGGCTTTTTGTATGGCAGTACCGATCAAAAAGCACATTTAAAAAATTTCCCTTATTCTGACATTGAAGAAAAACATTTTGTTAGCCTTGTCCCTGTTGAAAGAACCGAACTGGGCTATAAAGTGATCATCAATCAAAAATATTTGGGGATGATTTACCACAATGAAATTTTTACCGATATTCAGTGTTCAGAAACTTATCAAGGCGTAATCAAAAAAATTCGTGAAGATGGTTTAATTGATGCCGCTTTACAAAAACAAGGGTTTTCAAATGTGCTTCAAGCTAAAACCATTATTCTTAACCACCTCAAGCATAATGAAGGAAAATCTGATCTAACAGATAAAAGTTCCTCTGAGTTGATTCGTGCAAGATTAGGCATGAGTAAAAAGACCTTTAAAAATGCTCTAGGTATGCTCTATAAAGAAAAAAAAGTTAAGCTAAACCCCAACTACACAGAGCTTGTTGTCAAATAA
- the rsgA gene encoding ribosome small subunit-dependent GTPase A gives MNLHDLGWPHPPQNNIVRITHRHKGVYQAINHDGTVLTALLSGNFEFSVQQSSNYPSVGDFCVCSPIFEGEQQKPTVLIQNLCERLSYLSRITSGQSSDQQVLAANIDYAFIVCSVVKDFNINRIHRYVLLAKQGKVTPIVVLSKIDLLDHIQPYLSQLNEKLPSVSVIASSTMDNRGINSIESYLKLGKTAVFIGSSGVGKSSLVNALLNKTVQKVYDVREDDQKGRHTTSSGSLFFLKSGGMIIDTPGLREVAVFADDTSVEDTFSTVAELIKKCQFNNCQHETEPGCAVLQALEQGHLDADTYENYLKLKREAAFSKRKMDKQTATEHKKHWKRIKQNYKQHQRLKNKQKN, from the coding sequence TTGAACTTACATGACTTAGGATGGCCGCATCCACCACAAAATAATATTGTACGCATTACGCATCGCCATAAAGGGGTTTATCAAGCCATCAATCATGACGGCACCGTTTTAACTGCATTGCTATCAGGAAACTTTGAATTTTCTGTTCAGCAAAGTTCAAATTACCCCAGTGTTGGTGATTTTTGTGTCTGCAGTCCAATTTTTGAAGGAGAGCAACAAAAACCTACGGTTTTGATTCAAAATTTATGTGAACGTTTGAGTTATCTATCTCGCATTACTTCTGGTCAAAGCAGTGATCAACAAGTTTTGGCGGCAAATATTGATTACGCTTTTATTGTCTGCTCTGTTGTGAAAGACTTTAACATCAATCGTATTCATCGTTATGTTCTTTTGGCTAAGCAAGGAAAAGTGACCCCAATTGTTGTTTTATCTAAAATAGATTTGCTTGATCACATTCAACCTTACTTATCTCAATTAAATGAAAAGCTTCCTTCGGTCTCTGTTATTGCTAGCAGTACTATGGATAATCGTGGCATCAATTCAATTGAATCGTATTTAAAACTTGGAAAAACTGCTGTATTCATTGGCTCTTCTGGTGTGGGAAAATCATCTCTGGTTAACGCACTTTTAAACAAGACTGTGCAAAAGGTTTATGATGTGCGGGAAGATGATCAAAAAGGCAGACACACCACAAGCAGCGGCTCTTTGTTTTTTCTTAAATCCGGTGGGATGATCATTGATACTCCTGGCTTACGAGAAGTTGCTGTGTTTGCTGATGATACCAGCGTTGAAGATACTTTTTCTACAGTTGCAGAATTGATTAAAAAATGTCAGTTCAACAACTGCCAACATGAAACAGAGCCTGGTTGCGCAGTTTTACAAGCACTAGAGCAAGGTCATTTGGATGCAGATACCTATGAAAATTATTTAAAATTAAAGCGTGAAGCAGCCTTTTCAAAAAGAAAAATGGATAAGCAAACAGCCACCGAACATAAAAAACACTGGAAGCGCATCAAACAAAATTACAAGCAACACCAACGCTTAAAAAATAAACAAAAGAATTAA
- a CDS encoding DMT family transporter, which translates to MKKITQAHLALILVTIFWGLTFPLIRQALVNLDSTWFVFLRFVLASILFTLLLSLQKKFYWHKQLLLWGLAVGALNSLSYSLQTLGLETVASGRAAFITGLNVVMVPLLAVAFKVAKSKGLDYLCAALACLGIFILCNPRHSAVTFGDVMVFISAIFYSLFVLSLQRVAKKFPKHLSILACYQVFGVLLASVFFLPFAKEVPSSLSGQAWVAIIFCASFATVGVFWLQTHYQHYTTPQRTALIFSLEPVFAALFGYWLIAEKLGFNEIMGGAVILLACLLPELVKAKSKSIK; encoded by the coding sequence GTGAAAAAGATAACGCAAGCTCATCTGGCCCTGATTCTGGTTACGATTTTTTGGGGCTTAACCTTTCCTTTAATCAGACAAGCCTTGGTCAACTTGGACTCTACTTGGTTTGTGTTTTTACGTTTTGTTTTGGCCAGTATTTTATTTACACTTTTGTTGTCGCTGCAAAAAAAATTTTATTGGCATAAGCAGCTCTTGTTGTGGGGCTTGGCTGTGGGAGCATTAAACAGTTTAAGTTACAGTCTACAAACCTTGGGATTAGAAACGGTTGCTTCAGGACGAGCCGCATTCATTACCGGCTTGAATGTTGTGATGGTCCCTTTATTGGCGGTAGCATTTAAAGTAGCAAAATCCAAGGGGCTGGATTATCTTTGTGCAGCTTTGGCCTGCTTGGGTATTTTTATTCTATGCAACCCTAGGCATAGCGCAGTGACGTTTGGTGATGTTATGGTGTTTATCAGTGCCATATTTTATTCTTTATTTGTTTTAAGTTTACAAAGGGTGGCTAAAAAATTTCCCAAACATTTAAGCATCTTGGCCTGTTATCAAGTTTTTGGTGTTTTACTGGCAAGCGTTTTTTTTCTACCCTTTGCCAAAGAAGTCCCCAGCAGTTTGAGTGGCCAGGCATGGGTGGCCATTATTTTTTGTGCAAGTTTTGCAACGGTCGGGGTATTTTGGTTGCAGACCCATTATCAACATTACACCACCCCACAAAGAACAGCTTTAATCTTTTCTCTTGAGCCAGTATTTGCCGCTTTATTTGGCTATTGGTTGATTGCAGAGAAACTGGGATTCAATGAAATTATGGGTGGAGCTGTGATTTTGCTTGCGTGTTTATTGCCTGAGCTTGTTAAAGCAAAGTCAAAGTCGATAAAGTGA
- the ychF gene encoding redox-regulated ATPase YchF, translated as MSLSCGIVGLPNVGKSTLFNALTSAGIEASNYPFCTIEPNVGTVIVPDERLDKLSDLVKTQKTIPTTFEFVDIAGLVKGASQGEGLGNQFLGHIRQVHAIAHVVRCFDDDNIVHVDGNINPVSDIETIETELCLADLESLSKALEKVQKLAKSQDKDALFRKELLSKAIAHLEIGKPIHSLERDDKESLILKEFHLLTNKPMLFVCNVPETDLNTGNIYTEKVQAYAQERKAQCIFICAKVEEEMMELDETDKKEFLEALGLEKPGLHRMIQEAYSLLNLITYFTAGEKECRAWTIPQGTKAPQAAGVIHTDFEKGFIRAEIYHCNDMFELKSEANLKAKGLVRLEGKDYVMKDGDVCHFRFNV; from the coding sequence ATGTCTTTAAGCTGTGGAATTGTGGGCTTGCCCAATGTTGGAAAATCAACCTTATTTAATGCTTTAACCTCTGCTGGCATTGAAGCATCAAACTATCCTTTTTGCACCATTGAACCCAATGTAGGAACTGTGATTGTTCCCGATGAACGCTTGGACAAACTGTCCGACTTAGTGAAAACCCAAAAAACCATCCCTACAACATTTGAATTTGTTGATATTGCAGGCTTGGTTAAAGGTGCCAGCCAAGGAGAAGGTCTGGGCAATCAGTTTTTGGGACATATCCGGCAAGTGCATGCCATTGCCCATGTGGTGCGCTGCTTTGATGATGATAATATTGTGCACGTTGATGGCAACATCAACCCCGTTTCAGATATTGAAACCATAGAAACCGAATTGTGTTTGGCTGATTTAGAAAGCCTTAGCAAGGCTTTAGAAAAAGTACAAAAACTGGCCAAAAGCCAAGATAAAGACGCCTTGTTTAGAAAAGAGTTATTAAGCAAAGCCATTGCCCATCTTGAAATCGGAAAACCCATTCACAGTTTAGAGCGTGATGATAAAGAAAGTTTGATTTTAAAAGAGTTTCATTTGTTAACCAACAAACCCATGCTGTTTGTCTGCAATGTTCCTGAAACAGATTTAAACACTGGAAATATTTATACCGAAAAAGTGCAAGCCTATGCCCAAGAACGCAAAGCTCAATGTATTTTTATTTGTGCTAAAGTTGAAGAAGAGATGATGGAGTTGGATGAAACCGACAAAAAAGAATTCTTGGAAGCCTTGGGCTTAGAAAAACCGGGTTTGCATAGGATGATTCAAGAAGCTTACAGCCTACTAAATCTTATCACTTACTTTACAGCTGGAGAAAAAGAGTGCCGGGCTTGGACAATTCCTCAAGGAACCAAAGCACCGCAAGCGGCGGGTGTCATTCACACTGATTTTGAAAAAGGCTTTATTCGGGCAGAAATCTACCATTGCAATGATATGTTTGAACTCAAATCAGAAGCCAATCTAAAAGCCAAAGGATTGGTCCGTCTTGAAGGAAAAGACTATGTCATGAAAGATGGTGATGTGTGCCATTTTAGATTTAATGTCTGA